A stretch of Prunus dulcis chromosome 6, ALMONDv2, whole genome shotgun sequence DNA encodes these proteins:
- the LOC117631073 gene encoding RING-H2 finger protein ATL16-like isoform X1 codes for MGFDHRKLILQTNFSEEDFCPNQCKQPPTHGGFCFLPCFKTCRDVCKNIIVFGGRELRPPLFPDPTLLPPSPPSPDPTLPPPSPPLPPLTDYYQPPSEQKHILETSMKITGCMIGVALLVAIVFSIVRFYWRRSNSRRRRSSSLPILFDAQQDFLDEDHGPVLDHPIWYIYTVGLPQSVIDSITVCKYKKDEGLIEGTDCSVCLSEFEEDESLRLLPKCSHAFHIPCIDTWLRSHKNCPLCRAPIVCDIARAQESVPEPISRDSGSRESIEVENLENNGGVGSLGSGTGEVGITDDENVFAIPTEGRTAENSGKVLPSSTVAAGSRDPRALSDLTDNRRVTEEDIQPIRRSVSMDSSSASRIYRDVANVIPEEGSSNSQLVHVKNPNSGIVSKYGSSSSSLAKLMRSSSIGFSLQMGPISMKRPFSSGRKFFSSKHGRSQSSILPS; via the coding sequence atGGGGTTTGATCACAGAAAACTCATCCTCCAAACCAATTTCAGTGAGGAAGATTTCTGTCCAAATCAGTGTAAGCAACCTCCGACCCATGGGGGTTTCTGTTTTCTtccttgtttcaaaacatgcCGTGATGTATGTAAGAATATTATAGTCTTTGGTGGTAGGGAACTTCGTCCTCCACTTTTTCCAGACCCTACTCTTctaccaccatcaccaccatctCCAGACCCTACTCttccaccaccatcaccaccattaCCACCACTGACTGATTATTATCAGCCCCCATCTGAACAGAAACATATACTTGAAACAAGCATGAAAATTACAGGTTGTATGATTGGGGTTGCTCTTCTTGTTGCTATTGTTTTCTCTATTGTAAGATTTTATTGGCGCCGCAGCAATTccaggaggaggaggagtagTTCTTTACCAATTTTGTTTGATGCCCAACAAGATTTTCTTGATGAAGATCATGGACCTGTTCTTGATCATCCCATTTGGTACATCTACACTGTTGGGCTCCCGCAATCTGTAATTGACTCCATAACAGTCTGCAAGTATAAAAAAGATGAGGGGTTGATTGAAGGAACAGATTGTTCTGTTTGCTTGAGTGagtttgaagaagatgagagtCTTAGGCTTTTGCCCAAGTGCAGTCATGCCTTCCACATCCCTTGTATTGATACCTGGTTGAGATCGCATAAAAATTGCCCTCTTTGCCGCGCTCCAATTGTTTGTGACATTGCTAGGGCTCAAGAAAGTGTCCCTGAGCCTATTTCGAGGGATTCAGGTTCGAGGGAAAGCATTGAGGTAGAGAATTTGGAGAATAATGGAGGGGTTGGAAGCCTTGGAAGTGGGACTGGTGAGGTTGGGATTACAGATGATGAGAatgtttttgcaattccaaCTGAGGGAAGAACTGCTGAAAATTCAGGAAAGGTTTTGCCAAGTTCTACTGTGGCTGCTGGTAGTCGTGATCCAAGAGCATTAAGTGATTTGACTGACAATCGCCGTGTTACTGAAGAGGACATACAACCAATTAGGAGGTCAGTTTCGATGGATTCGTCATCTGCTTCGCGAATATACCGTGATGTGGCCAATGTCATTCCTGAAGAAGGAAGTTCAAATTCCCAATTAGTACATGTTAAGAATCCGAATTCGGGGATTGTTTCCAAGTATGGCAGTTCAAGTTCTAGCCTTGCCAAGCTAATGAGGAGTTCttcaattgggttttctcTGCAGATGGGGCCAATATCAATGAAAAGGCCTTTCTCATCTGGCAGGAAGTTTTTCTCATCCAAACATGGAAGGAGTCAAAGCTCAATCCTTCCCTCATGA
- the LOC117631073 gene encoding RING-H2 finger protein ATL16-like isoform X2 — protein sequence MGFDHRKLILQTNFSEEDFCPNQCKQPPTHGGFCFLPCFKTCRDVCKNIIVFGGRELRPPLFPDPTLPPPSPPLPPLTDYYQPPSEQKHILETSMKITGCMIGVALLVAIVFSIVRFYWRRSNSRRRRSSSLPILFDAQQDFLDEDHGPVLDHPIWYIYTVGLPQSVIDSITVCKYKKDEGLIEGTDCSVCLSEFEEDESLRLLPKCSHAFHIPCIDTWLRSHKNCPLCRAPIVCDIARAQESVPEPISRDSGSRESIEVENLENNGGVGSLGSGTGEVGITDDENVFAIPTEGRTAENSGKVLPSSTVAAGSRDPRALSDLTDNRRVTEEDIQPIRRSVSMDSSSASRIYRDVANVIPEEGSSNSQLVHVKNPNSGIVSKYGSSSSSLAKLMRSSSIGFSLQMGPISMKRPFSSGRKFFSSKHGRSQSSILPS from the exons atGGGGTTTGATCACAGAAAACTCATCCTCCAAACCAATTTCAGTGAGGAAGATTTCTGTCCAAATCAGTGTAAGCAACCTCCGACCCATGGGGGTTTCTGTTTTCTtccttgtttcaaaacatgcCGTGATGTATGTAAGAATATTATAGTCTTTGGTGGTAGGGAACTTCGTCCTCCACTTTT tCCAGACCCTACTCttccaccaccatcaccaccattaCCACCACTGACTGATTATTATCAGCCCCCATCTGAACAGAAACATATACTTGAAACAAGCATGAAAATTACAGGTTGTATGATTGGGGTTGCTCTTCTTGTTGCTATTGTTTTCTCTATTGTAAGATTTTATTGGCGCCGCAGCAATTccaggaggaggaggagtagTTCTTTACCAATTTTGTTTGATGCCCAACAAGATTTTCTTGATGAAGATCATGGACCTGTTCTTGATCATCCCATTTGGTACATCTACACTGTTGGGCTCCCGCAATCTGTAATTGACTCCATAACAGTCTGCAAGTATAAAAAAGATGAGGGGTTGATTGAAGGAACAGATTGTTCTGTTTGCTTGAGTGagtttgaagaagatgagagtCTTAGGCTTTTGCCCAAGTGCAGTCATGCCTTCCACATCCCTTGTATTGATACCTGGTTGAGATCGCATAAAAATTGCCCTCTTTGCCGCGCTCCAATTGTTTGTGACATTGCTAGGGCTCAAGAAAGTGTCCCTGAGCCTATTTCGAGGGATTCAGGTTCGAGGGAAAGCATTGAGGTAGAGAATTTGGAGAATAATGGAGGGGTTGGAAGCCTTGGAAGTGGGACTGGTGAGGTTGGGATTACAGATGATGAGAatgtttttgcaattccaaCTGAGGGAAGAACTGCTGAAAATTCAGGAAAGGTTTTGCCAAGTTCTACTGTGGCTGCTGGTAGTCGTGATCCAAGAGCATTAAGTGATTTGACTGACAATCGCCGTGTTACTGAAGAGGACATACAACCAATTAGGAGGTCAGTTTCGATGGATTCGTCATCTGCTTCGCGAATATACCGTGATGTGGCCAATGTCATTCCTGAAGAAGGAAGTTCAAATTCCCAATTAGTACATGTTAAGAATCCGAATTCGGGGATTGTTTCCAAGTATGGCAGTTCAAGTTCTAGCCTTGCCAAGCTAATGAGGAGTTCttcaattgggttttctcTGCAGATGGGGCCAATATCAATGAAAAGGCCTTTCTCATCTGGCAGGAAGTTTTTCTCATCCAAACATGGAAGGAGTCAAAGCTCAATCCTTCCCTCATGA